A single genomic interval of Arachis duranensis cultivar V14167 chromosome 7, aradu.V14167.gnm2.J7QH, whole genome shotgun sequence harbors:
- the LOC107459071 gene encoding bifunctional phosphatase IMPL2, chloroplastic — protein sequence MRSAVSASQIPTFLAKPVTHLPSESLRTAGHGQSFAAPSALSLCHFTGGGLQAIRPRARAMAASTPNAPPHLNLFADVANKVADAAGGVIRQYFRSKFDIIQKDDLSPVTIADQSAEEAMVSIILDNFPSHAIYGEEKGWRCTQDTADYVWVLDPIDGTKSFITGKPLFGTLIALLHNGTPILGIIDQPVLRERWVGMTGETTTLNGKHVSTRACSNLSQAYLYTTSPHLFSGDAEDAFFRVRDKVKIPLYGCDCYAYALLSSGFVDLVVESGLKPYDFLALIPVIEGAGGVITDWKGQKLHWEASPLSTATSFNVVAAGDKHIHQQTIDSLQWK from the exons ATGAGGTCTGCCGTTAGTGCGTCGCAAATACCAACCTTTTTGGCAAAACCAGTAACCCATCTTCCATCAGAATCCCTAAGAACTGCTGGTCATGGACAATCCTTCGCTGCGCCGTCGGCGTTGAGCTTATGCCACTTTACCGGTGGCGGGCTTCAGGCTATACG ACCCAGAGCCAGAGCCATGGCGGCGTCCACTCCCAATGCGCCTCCCCACCTGAACCTCTTTGCCGACGTGGCCAACAAAGTTGCCGATGCTGCCGGAGGGGTCATCCGTCAGTATTTCAGGAGTAAATTTGACATTATTCAGAAAGACGACCTCA GTCCAGTAACAATTGCAGATCAATCCGCCGAGGAGGCCATGGTTTCCATCATATTAGACAATTTCCCTTCTCATGCTAT TTATGGAGAGGAAAAGGGGTGGAGGTGTACACAAGACACTGCTGACTATGTCTGGGTCCTGGATCCTATTGATGGCACAAAGAGCTTCATCACTG GAAAACCCCTGTTTGGAACTCTGATTGCTCTTCTGCACAACGGTACACCA ATCCTTGGCATCATTGATCAACCTGTCTTGAGAGAAAGATGGGTCGGGATGACCGGAGAGACGACTACACTCAACGGAAAACATGTGTCCACACGCGCTTGCTCTAACCTCTCTCAAGCATACCTATATACCACAAGCCCGCATCTCTTCAGCGGAGATGCAGAGGACGCATTCTTCCGTGTTAGGGACAAG GTTAAGATTCCATTATATGGTTGTGACTGCTATGCATATGCTCTTTTGTCTTCTGGCTTTGTGGATCTTGTTGTTGAGTCCGGTCTCAAG CCATACGATTTTCTTGCATTGATACCTGTTATTGAAGGAGCTGGAGGTGTCATAACTGATTGGAAAGGACAAAAACTTCATTGGGAAGCTTCTCCACTTTCAACTGCAACAA GTTTTAATGTCGTGGCGGCTGGTGACAAACACATCCATCAACAGACAATAGATTCATTGCAGTGGAAGTGA
- the LOC107459078 gene encoding late embryogenesis abundant protein — MAEAQLRDQHGNPIQLTDEQGNPVKLTDEHGQPIHLTGVAAPASATTGFGSIPTTTAGFGGTPPTTTGFESTATTGHATGGGGIAGLGTLGGGPYGGGATREKGTVGDMLGRDKKDDDKSSSSSSSSEDDGQGGRRKKKGLKEKIKEKIPGVGGGMAKDHSPHQGTTTSTTTTTTATSAAGQHPGDHEKKSFMDKIKEKMPGHHHNH; from the exons ATGGCGGAAGCCCAACTACGTGACCAACATGGCAACCCCATCCAACTCACTGATGAACAGGGTAATCCTGTTAAACTAACCGACGAGCATGGCCAACCCATCCACCTTACCGGTGTTGCTGCACCCGCCTCTGCCACCACCGGTTTTGGGAGTATACCCACCACTACCGCAGGTTTTGGCGGTACACCCCCCACTACTACCGGTTTTGAAAGTACAGCCACTACTGGACATGCCACTGGAGGTGGAGGGATCGCCGGACTTGGAACCTTAGGTGGCGGTCCATACGGTGGTGGTGCAACCAGAGAGAAAGGGACCGTGGGAGATATGTTAGGGAGGGACAAGAAGGACGATGACAAATCTAGCTCTAGCTCTAGCTCT TCTGAGGATGACGGACAAGGtgggaggaggaagaagaagggacTAAAGGAAAAGATCAAAGAGAAAATACCCGGCGTTGGAGGAGGGATGGCCAAGGACCATTCTCCCCATCAAGGGACAaccacctccaccaccaccactaccactGCCACCAGTGCTGCTGGCCAACACCCTGGGGATCATGAGAAGAAAAGCTTCATGGACAAGATCAAGGAAAAAATGCCCGGTCATCATCATAACCACTGA